The Poriferisphaera corsica DNA segment TTTGGTTGAATGGTGATAAGCCACATGATAATGAGTCACATGAGATTGTGATTAGATCGTTTCGATTTGAGCCCTTACGACGCGACTCAAAGCCGATGGGGCATTGATTGAGATAAAACACGCCCTATTTGATGAATAGGGCGTGTTAAATATTGTTTGTCGTTGTGAATGCTATGCGGCTTCGCTGTCTTGTTCTGGGGCAAGCTGAATGAATGATGGGGCGTCTGGTTGTTCAGTCCAATCTTCGACACCTGCGATATCCAGCTCCATGTCAGTCGTTTTGCGGTAGCCGAGCTTGCGGATGACTTCGAGGACTTCGGTCCATGTTGGGTATGGACGATTGTTGACGCGTTTGTATGCGTCAATCGCTTTGATGAAGAGGAACTGTTCGTTAGTCATTTCACCCTCTTCGGCGGCCTTCATGAAATCACTGCGTCTACGGCCAGGGCCGCGTCTTCTTTCAAGACCGGTGTATGGGTCATCGGTGGAACGGGTATCGACCACGTTATTGCGGCGGTCTTCACCGGTGCGCATGTAACGAAAATCGCCAGATTGGCTTGAATTGGACATGGTTGGCTCCTCTCCTGCGATGCGGCAGGATCAGGTAAGCCGCGAACGCATATTAGAAATCATCGTCATCATCGTCGTCGCTGAAGATTTCCTCGTCGTCTTCGTCATCGTCTTCGAGGAAGATTTCATCATCGTCCTCGTCGTCTTCGAAGAAGTCGTCTTCGTCGTCTTCGTACAACTCGTCATCCTCTTCATCGTCATAAAAGGTGCCTTCATCAAACTCACCATCGTCATCGAGGTAGTTGATGATGAAGTTCTCATCAGTCTGTGTGGGTTGTTCTGATTGTGCCGTTGTTTGAGACCACCCGTGGATGGGTTTGGTCAGCAAGCTTGTAGGTCTTTCGAGAGGCCCGATCATCTCGTCCGTCTCCACAAAAGAAAGTTATACTTAATCGTCGGCCAATGGAACGACAATTCATTGGCTCGATGTGTTCTGGCGGTTACACTATCGGTCTGATTGTAATTGTCAATCGTATAAAAGCATGTGAAAAAGTAATTTTTTTCCTGTCTGACATTTTCAGGCAAATGATTGGATATCGCAATGGAAAATCACGCAGCAGAAGAGAGAGAATTTCCGCAGTGGCACATTGTGCCGGCGATTGCTGGTTGGCTGCTACCGGGGTTAGGCCATCTGTTGATTGGTGAGAAAAAGCGGGGTTTGATACTGTTGGTAGCGATTTCAGGGCTATGGTTCGGAGGGTTGTTGATTGGTGGTGTGGGGACATTTGACCGGTCGGCACATCCTGCTTGGTTTATGGGTCAGTCGCTGAATGGTGGGAGTATTGTGGCATGGCAGGTTCAGGAATACCTGAAGAATAGTGGGCCGGGCGCAACGGATCCTGGGCCGCAGAACAGGTATCAGCCACCGTATGGGCATGTTGAGTCGCAGGCGATCCTGTATACAGCGTTGGCAGGGCTTTTGAATCTGTTGGCGATGATTGATGTGGTCTATCGTGACCCGAAGCATCACAGGCAGGAAAATATGGGTGATGAGACTGATGAGGGGGCGGAAAAGCCAAATGAGGATGAGGTCGCGTAAATGTGGTTGAATTGAGGTGTGTGGTAATCTGAGAATGAGGTGAGCCTTATGAGCATGATCATGATGAATATAACACTGGCGTATCGATTGTTTTTAGATCCGCTTCCGATTGAGAATAGTTGGATGGTATTTTTGCTGCCGTTGGTGTTTGCGGTGGCGTTGGTATATAAAACGATACGTTTGCCGGATTTATCGAAATTGTGGACTGCGACTTTGTTGCTGGCGACTCAGATTGTTGTGTTCATGGTGATTACGGCAGCGGTGCTTTGGGTGATTACCGCCATATTTTAGTGATGGCATGTCAGTGGTATTGGTGGGTTTGGTTGAAGGCAGAGAATGGGCTACCACTGACCAGAATGAGCGACTAAACTATCGTAACGCGAGAACCCGGATCAGACGTTATTGTGCAAGCCGATGAAGCCCGCTTCTGGATGGAAGATTAGGGCAGGGGGCGGCTTACGGTGAGTGCGATTAAGATGTTGGTTTGATCCCAAAATAGAACGGTATTCATGAAAGACTTACAGGAAATATTGTCGCATATCGTGTCAGGGGGGACGTTGACGGTGGCGCAAACGAAAGCGGCACTGGATTTGATTATGGAGGGTGAGGCGGATCCGGTACAGACAGGTGCGTTTTTAGCAATGGTGGCGCAGCGGCAGGCGACGGCTGAGGAGATTACAGGTGCAGTTTTGGCGATGCGTGAACGCGTCTTGCCAGTGGAAGTACCTGAGGGGTTGACGGCGATTGATACTTGCGGGATGGGGGGAACCAAATCACGGTTTTTCAATATTTCGACCTCAGCAGCGATTGTGGCGGCAGGGGCTGGGCGACCTAAAGGGCTGTGTGTCGCGAAGCATGGTAATCGTGCGATCACATCACGGACGGGTTCATCACAGGTGTTGGAGATTTTGGGTGTGAATTTGGTGGCGCCGCCGGAGACGATCACGCAGTGTTTGGATGAGGCAGGGATTGGTTTTTGCTTCGCTCCAGCACATCATTCGGCGATGCGGCATGCGATGCCGGTGCGGCAGTCGTTGGGATTCAGAACGTTGTTGAATCTAATTGGTCCTTTGACGAACCCAGCTATGGTGACGCGGCAATTAGTCGGTGTACCGAGTCCACAGCTTTTGGAAACGATTGCAACGGTGCTAGACAACTTGGGTGCGAAGCATGCGATGATTGTGCACTCCGAGTTGCCAGATGGCTCGCGATTGGGTGAGATGACAGCATTTGCGCCGACACAGATTGCAGAACTGCACAATGGGATGGTGAAGCATCATAATCTAGACCCGCAGCAGTTTGGTTTGCCATTTGCGGTGCCCGAATCGATTGAGGTGGATTCTCCGCAGCAGTCAGCTGAGCTGATCCGAGATGTGTTGGCAGGTAAGCATGGACCTGCGAGAGATATTGTTCTGCTCAATGCGGCGGCGGCACTGATCATCGGCGGTGTGGCGAAAGATTTTCCAACGGGGCTTGAGATGTCAGCAGAATCGATTGATTCAGGGGCGGCTACGATTGCTTTGGAGAAGCTGGTGCAGATAACTTCGGCGGTGGCTGCGTCATAGTTATCGCTTATGTGAAAGATTAGAGCGTCGGTTTCGTCAGTATGTTAGTGAATGCTTGGATATTGCTGGGAGTTGATGATGGATGAGCAGATGACGACGCAGCAAGTTGGTTCAGATGATCCCAATGTGCTGCCGTTCAAAACAATCTTGACGGGTTTAGTTGGCATCGTGCTGGCGATTGGTTTTCAAATCGGCTGGGTGGCGATGGTGAATCAGTATCTTGCCCCGTTTTTGTTAGCTGGCGTGATTGCGACATTGCCAATGAGATTGTTGAATTCGCCTGCCATTCAAATGCGGAAAGCATATCAAGTTCTGGCTGTAGTAATACCTGCGATCGGTGCGCCAGTTGGATTTGTCCTGGCATACGTCCATTTTATGGAATGGGCGAGTATCCCAGAGGGTTT contains these protein-coding regions:
- a CDS encoding DUF6677 family protein; the protein is MENHAAEEREFPQWHIVPAIAGWLLPGLGHLLIGEKKRGLILLVAISGLWFGGLLIGGVGTFDRSAHPAWFMGQSLNGGSIVAWQVQEYLKNSGPGATDPGPQNRYQPPYGHVESQAILYTALAGLLNLLAMIDVVYRDPKHHRQENMGDETDEGAEKPNEDEVA
- the trpD gene encoding anthranilate phosphoribosyltransferase, yielding MKDLQEILSHIVSGGTLTVAQTKAALDLIMEGEADPVQTGAFLAMVAQRQATAEEITGAVLAMRERVLPVEVPEGLTAIDTCGMGGTKSRFFNISTSAAIVAAGAGRPKGLCVAKHGNRAITSRTGSSQVLEILGVNLVAPPETITQCLDEAGIGFCFAPAHHSAMRHAMPVRQSLGFRTLLNLIGPLTNPAMVTRQLVGVPSPQLLETIATVLDNLGAKHAMIVHSELPDGSRLGEMTAFAPTQIAELHNGMVKHHNLDPQQFGLPFAVPESIEVDSPQQSAELIRDVLAGKHGPARDIVLLNAAAALIIGGVAKDFPTGLEMSAESIDSGAATIALEKLVQITSAVAAS